One Euwallacea fornicatus isolate EFF26 chromosome 14, ASM4011564v1, whole genome shotgun sequence genomic region harbors:
- the tn gene encoding RING finger protein nhl-1 isoform X1: MEQFEQLLTCAICLDRYRNPKLLPCQHSFCMEPCLEGLVDYVRRQVKCPECRAEHRVPYQGVQGFPTNVTLQRFLELHIEITGELPDPTSGQVMERCNVCSEKAYCSFCYHCEKKICEECKGAHMEILRREIARINNQIRRGIHRLQDSLNLVEKNTQNIQTNCLSVSEEIEEIYRRLNKALKDRTEYLRGEIDRYLTNEMRTLTSLKQNLEQEISNIVSNCDLADKHMNENVDIWDDCELMDAKEIFLKTVEFLRNFEYENTDYTRKIRLVLAHDPNQLVLHVAGFGDLNIANSNNPFSQGTSTGLLQPPGPGLMRSKSDHRLAFRNQDQGYERGYGDQESESGLRGRKFGDRQQKTGHEKYGSSYGRSGDDYGDDYDHEGGRSARGKYSSRFRRRNTVADDDSDNESRVRFQEQQKGNERERPLDTEDVTRGPLSGITRLADSPRVMKKLQENPTGKKEKKETPAQPQAPKQPAQVVPKRAAPPTTRQTSEDDEISRIKKQNKGATTSTESPTETRPAERPTVEERHPAVQRKTTAAEAPSSAEDSEESISALQPQRKAAAQSKASQPQGTRRPSDAGHKKTVRSASSDSSSSAESSSSAVRNTGAPFTTEEVKQKYLARSEVPARPAGTKESQTKQYPSRYANSKSTTPVKKDEDESETSSEEETESEEESDEPSSKITDDKMAKSDIGPLLARSAHVRDSSGKKEESPINRSKYSSGSTADERYGGRRRTNTTSVEDESPRYGYTSRFLNKSKSSAAIAPEEEDANKYSTNDEENKYPSSRSRYLALKDRRQRLARSRSSQQFGDDDDTEESSVTTPISPTTSNPTAYLASRGYGTSQSAHDLSRSRSSHALKSKDNSPERSATAGTNAAEKDGAALSSWARYLKNKYGSRSGAKDKDTGGGSQASSSSSAAARRLSLGLPLRSSTELASSDDDQKNMLGSPTTPTAMAAAGIAAAAVGTSPRSQYLQKCQQLFQIGSRGSEAGCFTWPRGVAVGPDNSIVVADSSNHRVQVFDSRGRFLKEFGQYGSGEGEFDCLAGVAVNRIGQYIIADRYNHRIQVFDPSGRFLRAFGSQGTSDGRFNYPWGIATDALGFIYVCDKENHRIQVFQSDGTFVGKFGTMGNKEGQLEHPHYIAVSNTNRVIVSDSNNHRIQVFDVNGKVLSSFGREGSEEGEFKFPRGVAVDDQGYICVADSGNNRIQIFHPDGTFLRALGCWGSQKGEFKGLEGVAMTPDGHILVCDRENHRIQVF, from the exons ATGGAACAATTCGAGCAATTACTGACATGTGCAATATGCCTGGACAGGTACAGAAATCCGAAGCTGCTTCCCTGCCAGCACAGTTTTTGCATGGAACCCTGTCTTGAAGGTCTTGTGGATTACGTCAGGCGGCAG GTGAAATGTCCAGAATGTCGCGCAGAACACAGAGTCCCCTACCAAGGAGTACAAGGTTTCCCCACCAACGTAACCCTCCAGAGGTTCCTAGAACTCCACATCGAAATCACCGGAGAACTTCCCGACCCAACGAGTGGTCAAGTGATGGAGAGGTGCAATGTGTGTTCCGAAAAAGCATATTGCAGCTTTTGCTATCAttgtgaaaagaaaatttgtgaGGAATGCAAGGGGGCTCACATGGAAATTTTGCGTAGGGAAATCGCTAGAATAAATAACCAGATTAGAAGGGGCATTCATAGACTGCAAGATAGTCTGAATTTAGTGGAGAAAAACACACAGAATATTCAGACAAATTGCCTTTCCGTAAGCGAGGAGATTGAAGAGATATATAGAAGATtgaataaagctttaaaagaTCGTACCGAGTACTTGCGAGGCGAAATCGACCGCTACTTAACTAACGAAATGCGCACGCTTACCagcttaaaacaaaatttagagCAAGAAATTTCGAATATTGTTAGCAATTGTGACTTGGCTGATAAACATATGAATGAAAACGTCGATATTTGGGATGACTGTGAGCTAATGGACGCCAAAGAAATATTCCTCAAAACCGTGGAATTCCTGCGTAATTTCGAGTATGAAAACACTGATTACACCAGAAAGATCCGATTAGTTCTAGCTCACGACCCCAACCAACTAGTTTTGCATGTGGCTGGTTTCGGCGATTTAAACATCGCCAACAGCAACAACCCTTTCTCGCAAGGCACTAGTACGGGATTACTGCAACCCCCCGGTCCCGGTCTAATGAGATCGAAGAGCGACCATAGACTGGCCTTCAGAAACCAAGATCAAGGCTACGAAAGGGGCTACGGAGACCAGGAAAGCGAGTCTGGGTTGAGGGGTAGAAAATTCGGAGACCGTCAACAAAAAACCGGGCATGAGAAATACGGATCTAGTTACGGGCGTAGTGGAGATGACTATGGGGATGATTACGATCATGAAGGAGGCAGAAGCGCCAGAGGGAAATATAGTAGCAGATTCAGAAGGAGGAACACTGTGGCAGACGATGACTCTGACAACGAGTCTAGAGTGAGGTTCCAAGAACAGCAAAAGGGCAACGAAAGGGAGCGCCCATTAGACACAGAAGACGTAACCAGAGGGCCTTTGAGTGGCATCACTAGACTGGCAGACTCTCCTAGAGTCATGAAAAAGTTACAAGAGAATCCCAcagggaaaaaagaaaaaaaagaaacaccaGCGCAGCCTCAAGCTCCTAAACAACCGGCCCAAGTGGTGCCCAAAAGAGCGGCGCCTCCGACAACTCGCCAAACGAGCGAAGATGATGAAATATCGagaatcaaaaaacaaaataaagggGCCACCACATCCACTGAGAGCCCTACTGAAACTAGACCCGCAGAAAGGCCTACTGTTGAGGAAAGACACCCTGCTGTTCAAAGGAAAACTACCGCCGCCGAG GCCCCGTCCAGCGCCGAAGACTCTGAGGAATCAATCAGCGCGCTGCAACCTCAAAGAAAGGCCGCTGCTCAATCTAAAGCATCTCAACCGCAAGGTACTAGAAGACCATCAGACGCTGGTCACAAAAAAACTGTCAGATCAGCAAGTAGCGACTCGAGCTCATCTGCTGAGTCTTCGTCTTCCGCAGTACGTAACACTGGGGCCCCGTTTACAACTGAGGAAGTCAAGCAGAAATATTTGGCTAGAAGTGAGGTTCCTGCTCGCCCTGCAGGAACCAAGGAATCTCAAACTAAGCAATATCCCAGCAGATATGCGAATTCTAAATCGACGACACCAGTTAAAAAAGACGAGGATGAGTCGGAGACAAGCTCAGAGGAAGAAACTGAATCGGAGGAGGAGTCCGACGAGCCCTCCAGTAAGATTACCGACGATAAAATGGCTAAAAGCGATATAGGTCCTCTGCTAGCTCGCAGCGCACACGTCAGGGATTCCAGCGGCAAAAAAGAAGAATCTCCAATAAATAGATCAAAGTATAGTAGTGGTTCCACTGCAGATGAAAGGTATGGAGGAAGAAGACGGACTAACACCACAAGTGTTGAAGATGAATCTCCCCGCTACGGTTATACCAGCAGGTTTCTGAATAAAAGCAAAAGCTCCGCAGCTATAGCCCCCGAAGAGGAAGATGCAAACAAGTACTCAACAAACGATGAAGAAAACAAATATCCCAGCAGTCGATCTCGATATCTGGCACTAAAAGATCGTCGCCAAAGATTGGCCAGAAGTCGTAGCAGCCAACAGTTCGGCGACGACGATGACACTGAGGAATCCAGTGTGACAACTCCCATTTCTCCTACGACATCCAACCCTACGGCATATTTAGCCTCTCGTGGTTACGGAACGTCACAATCCGCTCACGACTTGTCGCGAAGTCGTTCCTCGCATGCCCTAAAATCGAAAGACAACTCCCCCGAAAGGTCTGCAACAGCTGGGACCAATGCGGCCGAAAAAGATGGGGCTGCGCTAAGTTCTTGGGCCAGATACTTAAAAAACAAGTACGGCAGTCGAAGTGGGGCTAAAGACAAAGATACAGGTGGAGGCTCGCAGGCGTCTAGCAGTTCTTCGGCAGCGGCCAGAAGGCTTTCGCTGGGTCTGCCACTGAGATCATCCACGGAATTGGCCAGCTCTGACGATGATCAAAAAAACATGCTAGGCTCCCCCACTACCCCTACAGCTATGGCAGCAGCCG GTATCGCGGCAGCAGCGGTCGGTACCTCCCCTAGGAGTCAGTACCTGCAAAAATGCCAACAGCTGTTTCAAATCGGTAGTCGGGGGAGCGAAGCCGGATGTTTTACTTGGCCACGAGGTGTTGCAGTCGGTCCCGATAACAGCATAGTAGTAGCCGACTCTTCAAACCATCGTGTCCAG gtgtTCGACTCTCGTGGTCGCTTCCTAAAGGAATTCGGTCAATATGGCAGCGGAGAAGGAGAATTCGATTGTCTAGCGGGAGTGGCGGTCAACAGAATTGGCCAATACATCATCGCCGATCGGTACAATCACAGAATTCAA GTGTTTGATCCATCGGGCAGATTCCTGAGGGCATTTGGAAGTCAAGGCACCTCAGATGGACGATTTAATTATCCATGGGGAATTGCCACAGATGCTCTAGGTTTCATCTACGTCTGCGACAAGGAAAACCATAGAATTCAG GTCTTCCAGTCAGATGGAACCTTCGTGGGTAAATTCGGCACGATGGGCAACAAAGAAGGTCAACTCGAACACCCCCATTACATCGCCGTTTCCAACACCAATCGCGTGATAGTGTCCGACTCTAATAACCACAGGATACAAGTCTTTGATGTAAATGGCAAAGTATTGTCCTCATTCGGACGCGAAGGATCAGAAGAAGGCGAATTTAAGTTCCCAAGAGGCGTAGCAGTGGATGATCAAGGTTACATTTGCGTCGCAGATTCTGGTAACAACCGCATCCAAATTTTCCATCCAGACGGGACTTTCTTGAGAGCGCTGGGATGTTGGGGATCGCAAAAAGGTGAATTTAAGGGATTGGAAGGTGTAGCCATGACGCCAGATGGGCACATTCTCGTGTGCGACAGAGAAAATCACAGGATTCAGGTGTTTTAG
- the tn gene encoding RING finger protein nhl-1 isoform X2, which yields MEQFEQLLTCAICLDRYRNPKLLPCQHSFCMEPCLEGLVDYVRRQVKCPECRAEHRVPYQGVQGFPTNVTLQRFLELHIEITGELPDPTSGQVMERCNVCSEKAYCSFCYHCEKKICEECKGAHMEILRREIARINNQIRRGIHRLQDSLNLVEKNTQNIQTNCLSVSEEIEEIYRRLNKALKDRTEYLRGEIDRYLTNEMRTLTSLKQNLEQEISNIVSNCDLADKHMNENVDIWDDCELMDAKEIFLKTVEFLRNFEYENTDYTRKIRLVLAHDPNQLVLHVAGFGDLNIANSNNPFSQGTSTGLLQPPGPGLMRSKSDHRLAFRNQDQGYERGYGDQESESGLRGRKFGDRQQKTGHEKYGSSYGRSGDDYGDDYDHEGGRSARGKYSSRFRRRNTVADDDSDNESRVRFQEQQKGNERERPLDTEDVTRGPLSGITRLADSPRVMKKLQENPTGKKEKKETPAQPQAPKQPAQVVPKRAAPPTTRQTSEDDEISRIKKQNKGATTSTESPTETRPAERPTVEERHPAVQRKTTAAEAPSSAEDSEESISALQPQRKAAAQSKASQPQGTRRPSDAGHKKTVRSASSDSSSSAESSSSAVRNTGAPFTTEEVKQKYLARSEVPARPAGTKESQTKQYPSRYANSKSTTPVKKDEDESETSSEEETESEEESDEPSSIAAAAVGTSPRSQYLQKCQQLFQIGSRGSEAGCFTWPRGVAVGPDNSIVVADSSNHRVQVFDSRGRFLKEFGQYGSGEGEFDCLAGVAVNRIGQYIIADRYNHRIQVFDPSGRFLRAFGSQGTSDGRFNYPWGIATDALGFIYVCDKENHRIQVFQSDGTFVGKFGTMGNKEGQLEHPHYIAVSNTNRVIVSDSNNHRIQVFDVNGKVLSSFGREGSEEGEFKFPRGVAVDDQGYICVADSGNNRIQIFHPDGTFLRALGCWGSQKGEFKGLEGVAMTPDGHILVCDRENHRIQVF from the exons ATGGAACAATTCGAGCAATTACTGACATGTGCAATATGCCTGGACAGGTACAGAAATCCGAAGCTGCTTCCCTGCCAGCACAGTTTTTGCATGGAACCCTGTCTTGAAGGTCTTGTGGATTACGTCAGGCGGCAG GTGAAATGTCCAGAATGTCGCGCAGAACACAGAGTCCCCTACCAAGGAGTACAAGGTTTCCCCACCAACGTAACCCTCCAGAGGTTCCTAGAACTCCACATCGAAATCACCGGAGAACTTCCCGACCCAACGAGTGGTCAAGTGATGGAGAGGTGCAATGTGTGTTCCGAAAAAGCATATTGCAGCTTTTGCTATCAttgtgaaaagaaaatttgtgaGGAATGCAAGGGGGCTCACATGGAAATTTTGCGTAGGGAAATCGCTAGAATAAATAACCAGATTAGAAGGGGCATTCATAGACTGCAAGATAGTCTGAATTTAGTGGAGAAAAACACACAGAATATTCAGACAAATTGCCTTTCCGTAAGCGAGGAGATTGAAGAGATATATAGAAGATtgaataaagctttaaaagaTCGTACCGAGTACTTGCGAGGCGAAATCGACCGCTACTTAACTAACGAAATGCGCACGCTTACCagcttaaaacaaaatttagagCAAGAAATTTCGAATATTGTTAGCAATTGTGACTTGGCTGATAAACATATGAATGAAAACGTCGATATTTGGGATGACTGTGAGCTAATGGACGCCAAAGAAATATTCCTCAAAACCGTGGAATTCCTGCGTAATTTCGAGTATGAAAACACTGATTACACCAGAAAGATCCGATTAGTTCTAGCTCACGACCCCAACCAACTAGTTTTGCATGTGGCTGGTTTCGGCGATTTAAACATCGCCAACAGCAACAACCCTTTCTCGCAAGGCACTAGTACGGGATTACTGCAACCCCCCGGTCCCGGTCTAATGAGATCGAAGAGCGACCATAGACTGGCCTTCAGAAACCAAGATCAAGGCTACGAAAGGGGCTACGGAGACCAGGAAAGCGAGTCTGGGTTGAGGGGTAGAAAATTCGGAGACCGTCAACAAAAAACCGGGCATGAGAAATACGGATCTAGTTACGGGCGTAGTGGAGATGACTATGGGGATGATTACGATCATGAAGGAGGCAGAAGCGCCAGAGGGAAATATAGTAGCAGATTCAGAAGGAGGAACACTGTGGCAGACGATGACTCTGACAACGAGTCTAGAGTGAGGTTCCAAGAACAGCAAAAGGGCAACGAAAGGGAGCGCCCATTAGACACAGAAGACGTAACCAGAGGGCCTTTGAGTGGCATCACTAGACTGGCAGACTCTCCTAGAGTCATGAAAAAGTTACAAGAGAATCCCAcagggaaaaaagaaaaaaaagaaacaccaGCGCAGCCTCAAGCTCCTAAACAACCGGCCCAAGTGGTGCCCAAAAGAGCGGCGCCTCCGACAACTCGCCAAACGAGCGAAGATGATGAAATATCGagaatcaaaaaacaaaataaagggGCCACCACATCCACTGAGAGCCCTACTGAAACTAGACCCGCAGAAAGGCCTACTGTTGAGGAAAGACACCCTGCTGTTCAAAGGAAAACTACCGCCGCCGAG GCCCCGTCCAGCGCCGAAGACTCTGAGGAATCAATCAGCGCGCTGCAACCTCAAAGAAAGGCCGCTGCTCAATCTAAAGCATCTCAACCGCAAGGTACTAGAAGACCATCAGACGCTGGTCACAAAAAAACTGTCAGATCAGCAAGTAGCGACTCGAGCTCATCTGCTGAGTCTTCGTCTTCCGCAGTACGTAACACTGGGGCCCCGTTTACAACTGAGGAAGTCAAGCAGAAATATTTGGCTAGAAGTGAGGTTCCTGCTCGCCCTGCAGGAACCAAGGAATCTCAAACTAAGCAATATCCCAGCAGATATGCGAATTCTAAATCGACGACACCAGTTAAAAAAGACGAGGATGAGTCGGAGACAAGCTCAGAGGAAGAAACTGAATCGGAGGAGGAGTCCGACGAGCCCTCCA GTATCGCGGCAGCAGCGGTCGGTACCTCCCCTAGGAGTCAGTACCTGCAAAAATGCCAACAGCTGTTTCAAATCGGTAGTCGGGGGAGCGAAGCCGGATGTTTTACTTGGCCACGAGGTGTTGCAGTCGGTCCCGATAACAGCATAGTAGTAGCCGACTCTTCAAACCATCGTGTCCAG gtgtTCGACTCTCGTGGTCGCTTCCTAAAGGAATTCGGTCAATATGGCAGCGGAGAAGGAGAATTCGATTGTCTAGCGGGAGTGGCGGTCAACAGAATTGGCCAATACATCATCGCCGATCGGTACAATCACAGAATTCAA GTGTTTGATCCATCGGGCAGATTCCTGAGGGCATTTGGAAGTCAAGGCACCTCAGATGGACGATTTAATTATCCATGGGGAATTGCCACAGATGCTCTAGGTTTCATCTACGTCTGCGACAAGGAAAACCATAGAATTCAG GTCTTCCAGTCAGATGGAACCTTCGTGGGTAAATTCGGCACGATGGGCAACAAAGAAGGTCAACTCGAACACCCCCATTACATCGCCGTTTCCAACACCAATCGCGTGATAGTGTCCGACTCTAATAACCACAGGATACAAGTCTTTGATGTAAATGGCAAAGTATTGTCCTCATTCGGACGCGAAGGATCAGAAGAAGGCGAATTTAAGTTCCCAAGAGGCGTAGCAGTGGATGATCAAGGTTACATTTGCGTCGCAGATTCTGGTAACAACCGCATCCAAATTTTCCATCCAGACGGGACTTTCTTGAGAGCGCTGGGATGTTGGGGATCGCAAAAAGGTGAATTTAAGGGATTGGAAGGTGTAGCCATGACGCCAGATGGGCACATTCTCGTGTGCGACAGAGAAAATCACAGGATTCAGGTGTTTTAG
- the rogdi gene encoding protein rogdi produces MNVDCEKAEAINLQKEFEWVLNQEIHKGLDQIHQILVECARRFPVQLYGHDNSSKQDKFVLSVPVDQLKCVVTLTGDSITHADINFKVSRQSSAAAVVKSSIQNEYPWKLQQVQDAANHLQQAIYHIDDVGKNYKFKSSDEVLHILGNILGSLQRGRTSLIVPRKKTMHELMKSRNMKALAPNLPEDLAISFYIQSHKLIFAIYQIVHSHGEMKYESTHAECSVPWLNEVLVLFTVGLQLCQQLKDKICVFSQYKDFTVGSRPPSPIH; encoded by the exons ATGAATGTTGATTGTGAGAAAGCAGAGGCGATTAATTTG cAAAAAGAATTCGAATGGGTACTCAACCAAGAAATTCATAAAGGACTGGACCAGATACATCAAATTTTAGTG GAGTGTGCTCGAAGATTTCCAGTGCAACTATATGGGCATGACAACTCGAGCAAGCAAGACAAATTTGTACTTTCAGTACCTGTTGACCAACTCAAATGTGTTGTAACTTTAACAGGAGACAGCATTACTCATGCT gacattaattttaaagttagtAGACAAAGCTCAGCTGCAGCAGTTGTCAAATCCAGTATACAAAATGAATATCCCTGGAAGTTGCAACAAGTGCAAGATGCGGCAAATCATCTACAGCAAGCAATATACCATATAGATGATGTTGGGAAGAATTATAAGTTCAAATCATCAGATGAAGTCCTGCATATATTGGGAAATATATTAGGAAGTTTACAAAGGGGGCGGACAAGCTTAATTGTACCCAGGAAGAAGACTATGCATGAATTGATGAAAAGTAGAAATATG aaagCTTTAGCACCAAATCTTCCAGAAGATTTGGCAATCAGCTTTTATATTCAAAGCCACAAActgatatttgcaatttaccAAATAGTACACAGTCATGGGGAGATGAAATATGAATCTACTCATGCTGAATGCTCAGTTCCATGGTTAAATGAAGTTCTTGTTCTTTTTACTGTGGGTCTACAGTTGTGCCAGCAATTAAAGGATAAG ATCTGTGTTTTTTCTCAGTATAAAGATTTCACAGTAGGCTCCAGACCTCCAAGTcctattcattaa